The following is a genomic window from Acidimicrobiia bacterium.
CGAGCCAGACGCTCTCCCTCGTCGACGCGTCCGGACGGACGCAGCTCCTCACCACTCTGCACGCGGGTCCCATCGCCGTCGCCGGCTCCGGCGGCAACACGGTCCTCTTCTCCGACCAGGTCGAGCTGCGCCGCCTCGACGTCACCACGCGCGTGACGACGACCATCGGCGACATCGCGGGCGCCGACGCCGCGATCTCGCCCGACGGGCTGCAGCTCGCGTGGATCGGCGACGGCGACGAGCTCTTCTCGCAGTCACTCACGGGTAACCGTTCCGTGACGCGCATCGGCCGCGCCACCCGTGTGCGCGTCGCCGACGACGGCACCATCGTCGCCACCGACGGCGAGACCGTGTACGAAGGCCGGGTCGGCGAAACCGGCCTGCAGCGCTACGACGGGCTCTCTCCTGCGGTCAGCGCCGAGCTCGCGCTGGGCTAGCGAACCTGATCAGCCGAGGCCGGCGAGGCACCGGTACGCGGCGCGCGCCAGCGACTCGCCTCGCGGATCACCGTCCATGTCGAAGCGCAGATCGTTCATCACGTACGCGAACGCGAGCCCCGCATCGGGATCCGCGAACGACACCGACCCACCGGCGCCGCCGTGCCCGAACGCGCGCGGACCGCACGGGGTCGGCAGCGTCGGCCCGAGCATGAACCCGAGGCCGAACGCGGTCTCCGTGAGGATCACGGCGTCGGGACCGCGCGCAAGACACTCGGTCGCGCGCGCGACCGTCTCCGCGCGCAGCGTGCGCCGACCGTCGACCTCTCCGATGAGCGACGCGTACAACTTCGCGACCGCGCGCGCGTTGCCGACCCCGTTCGACGACGGCAGCTCGCACGCGCGCAGCTCACGCCGGTTCCACATCTCGTCGTAGTTGAACAGGCCCGACGGTCCGGTCGTCGCGCGCGCGAGCAGCATCGTGTCCGGCAGTGTGCGCATGAGCTCACGGAACTCGACCGGCGGCGGCACGAGCATCGCGACGCGGGGCTCCTCCGATTCGGGCAGCCCGATCCAGAAGTCGAGACCGAGCGGAGCCGCGATCTCGTCGGCGAAGAAGCGCCCGATCGTACGGCCGTCGATCCGCCGCACGATCTCACCGACCAGCCAGCCGTAAGAACGCAGGTGGTAGCCGTGCGCGGTCCCCGGCTCCCAGTTCGGCGGCTGCGCGGCGAGCGCGTCGACGACGGGCGTCCACGAGAGCGCGTGCTCGAGCGTGACGTCGGCTTCGATCACCGCGAGCCCGGCCTGGTGCGAGAGCACCCACTTCACGGGGATGTCGCCCTTGCCCTTGGCGGCGAACTCGGGCCAGTACGACGCGACCGGCGCGTCGGGGTCGAGCGCGCCCCGCTCGACGAGCAGGTTGGCGCACACCGCGCTCACGCCCTTGGTCATCGAGTACACGAGCACGATCGTGTCGTCGGTCCACGGCCGGCTCGTCGCGATGTCGGCGACGCCGCCGCAGAGATCCACGACCGGCCGGCCATGGTGGTACACGCACACCGCGGCGCCGACCTCGTCGCGCGCTTCGAAGTTCTTCGCGAACGCGTCGCGCACCGGCTCCCAGCCCGGCGCGACTGCGCCGGCAACCGGACCGATGGCGAGCGTCGAGCTCATTCGCTACGCGGGCATCGCGAGGCCACCGTCGACGACGAGCGTCTGGCCGGTGACGAACTTGGCGTCGTCGCTCGCGAAGAACACGCACGCGCCCGCGAGGTCCTCGGGTTCGAGCGTGCTCTTCATCGCGGTCTGCGCGGTCATGCCCGAGATGAACATGTCGGGGACGATCTTCTTCGTCGCCTCCGTCATCGTCACACCGGGCGCGATGCAGTTCACGGTGATGTTCCACTGGCCGAGCTGCGCGGCGAGGAACTTCGTGAGTCCGACGATGCCCCACTTCGTGATGCTGTAGCTGTAGTTGCCGAGTCCGGTGAAGTCGTCGCCGAACGACGGGAACTGATACGCGTACGCGGCACCCGACGACTGGTTGATGATGCGCCCGTAATGCTGCTTCGCCATGATCGGCGCGGCGGCGCGGGCCATGAGCCACGTGCCGTGCTGGTTCACGCCCATCACCTTCAGCAAATACTCGTAGCTCGTGTCGAAGTTGTCGATGTCGTAGTAGAGCGCGGCGTTGTTCACGAGGATGTGCACGGTGCCGAAGCGCTCGACCGTTGCGTCGACGCACGCCTGCGCGGAGTCGGGGCTCGAGATGTCGGTCTGCACGAGCGCGACGTTGTCGCCGCCGTCGGCTTGCAGCACCTTCATCGCGCTCGCAGCGCGCTCCTCGTTGATCTCGGCGACGACGACCTTCGCGCCTTCGGCGAGGAACCGCTGTGCGTAGGCGAGGCCGATGCCCTGCCCCGCGCCGGTGATGATCGCGACCTTGTCCTGCAACCGACCCATGTTTCGTGGCCTCCGGGGCTACTTGCGCAGACGCGCGATGAGGTTGAACCGCTCCGTGACGACCGGGTCTCCGCTGTTCGCGTCCGTCCAGCGCGTCTCCATGACGACGAACGTCATCGTCGCGGCGTCCGTCTCCTTCTCGTAGATGTCGGTGATCGACTGCGCGCCGTCGAGCACGTCACCACTCACGATCGGGCGGTGATAGTCGAACTCCTGCTCGCCGTGGAGCACGAGCGCGCCCTTGGCGTGCAGCTCGCCCATGATCTTGTGCATCGGGTTCGCGCCGCCGCTCGGATCGGGTGGCTGGTCGTCGGGGTACGCGCCCCAGTGCGCCATCACGAACGAGTACGTCGGTGGCGCGGGTGTATCGGCGAGCACCGGAGTCTTGTCGCCGAGCACGCGCGCGAAGTTCGCGACCGGCGCGCGGTCGACGGTCACGCGCCACGCACCGGTTTTCGTGCCGATCACGCTCGTATCGACAGGCATGTCCGTGCGCGCTCCTCACTTTGGCGGCCTCGCGACCGGGCCGATACCCTGACACCACTGTCAGATTTCTCGCAACTGGAGCGCGCACAGATGGGCATTCTCGACGGCAAGGTCGCGATCGTCACCGGCTCGGGCAACGGCGTCGGTCGCGGCGAGGCGATCGCGCTCGCCGACCACGGCGCCAAGGTCGTGGTGAACGACCTCGGCGGATCCGTCACCGGTGAAGGTGCCGACAAGACCGCGGCCGAGACGGTTGTCGACGTCATCAAAGGTCGCGGCGGCGAGGCCGTCGCGAACTACGACGACGTGTCGAGCTTCGAGGGTGCGAAGAACATCATCGGCACCGCGGTCGACGCGTTCGGCCGGCTCGACGTGCTCGTGAACAACGCCGGCATCCTGCGCGACCGCATGATGTTCTCGATGAGCGAAGGCGACTTCGACGCCGTCATCGCCGTGCACCTGAAGGGCTGCTGGAACACGATGCACCACGCGTCGGTGTACTGGCGGAACGAGTCGAAGGAAGGCCGCCAGCCGCGTGCCTCGATCGTGAACACCGTGTCGAGCGCAGGCCTGCAGGGTCAGGCGAGCCAGATCAACTACGGCGCCGCCAAGGCCGGCATCGCGGCGATGACGATCATCGCGAGCCTGGAGCTCAGCCGCTACGGCGTGCGCGCCAACTGCATCGGCCCCGGCGGCGCGACGCGCATGGTCGGCCAGGCCATGAAGATCGAGATCAAGAACCCCGAGGACTACACGGAGTTCGACGCGATGAACCCGGGCAACTCGGCGCCCGGCGTCGTGTACCTCGCGTCCGACCTCGCCCTGCACGTCACCGGTCAGGTGCTGCGGGTCGTCGGCAACAACCTCTGCGTCTACAAGCCCTGGACGATGGGCGAGCAGTTCCTCGCGAAGGAGAAGGACGGCTCGCCGAAGCAGTGGGACCCGATCGACATCAGCCGGATCCTCAACCGCTATCACTTCCAGAGCGAGAACCCCGGGATCGACGCGCAGCGGCGCGCGTAGCGCGCGCTCGTCGCCCCCGAGACGGAACCGAAGGAGCCGCGCGTGGACCGCCGAGTCGCGATCGTCGGCGCGGCGTTGTCCGACATCGGGCGCGTCGACGTCAAGACGCCCTACGAGCTGCACTACCAAGCCGCGAGTCGCGCGATCGCCGACGCGGGGCTCACGAAGGACGACATCGACGGCCTCGGCTCGAGCGGCATGGGGCTGCTCTCACCCGTCGAGATCGGCGAGTACCTGGGACTGCGACCGACGTGGGCCGACGGCACCGGTGTCGGCGGCAGCACGTGGGAGTTCATGGTCGGGCACGCGGCCGCGGCGATCGCGCACGGTGAGGCCGAGGTCGTCGTGCTCGTCTACGGCTCGACCGCGCGCGCCGATCTCAAGGCGCGTCGGCGCGGCGCGAACCTCTCGTTCGGCGCGCGCGGGCCGGTGCAGTTCGACGTGCCCTTCGGGCACACGCTCATCTCGAAGTACGCGATGGCCGCGCGCCGGCACATGTACGAGTACGGCACGAAGATCGAGCAGCTCGCGGAGATCTCGGTGTCGTCGCGGTACAACGCGTCGCTGAACCCCGAGGCCTACTACCGCGACCCGATCACGATCGACGACGTGCAGAGCTCGCGCATGATGGCCGACCCGCTCACGAAGCTGCACTGCTGCATCCGGAGCGACGGCGGCGGCGCGGTCGTGCTGACTTCTGAAGAACGCGCGCGCGATCTGCCGAAGGCTCCGATCTGGGTCCTCGGCACCGGCGAGGCGACCGACCACACGACGATGAGCGAGTGGGAGGACTTCACGGTCTCCCCCGCGCTGCGCTCCGGCCAGCTCGCGTTCGAGCGCGCGGGCGTGGCGCCCGCCGAGATCGATCTCTGCCAGATCTACGACGCGTTCACGCCGATGGTGCTGCTCACGTTCGAGGCGCTCGGTTTCTGCGGCAAGGGCGAAGGCGGCGCGTTCGTCGAGGACGGCAAGATGCGCGTCGGTGGCGCGCTGCCGACGAACACCGACGGCGGCGGGCTCTCGCACTGCCATCCCGGGATGCGGGGCATGTTCCTGCTCGTCGAAGCGGTGCGCCAGATGCGGCGCGAAGCCGACGGTCGTCAGGTCGAGAAGGCCGACCTCTGCTGCGTGCACGGCACCGGCGGCTGGTTCTCCTCCGCCAGCACCGTGATCCTCGGCACCGCCCCCCGCGCTTAGTGGTACTGCGTTCTTCGGCGATACGCCGATAACGCAGTACCACCCGCACCTGACGGGCCGGGCGACCACGTTCTAGGGTCGCGCTCAGGGCACGACCGGCGACGTGGGAGAGCTCCGATGCGCAACGGGCGGTTGGCATTGGTCGTAGCGGTGAGCGCGGTGATCGCGGCGAGCTTCGTGCCGCTCGTCGCGCCGACGGGCGCGGGCGCGAAGACATTGTCGCCCGAGGTGCCGATCTCACCCAACGGTCCCGCGGTGCTGTTCAACTTCAACACCGCGGGCGTGACCAAGCGCGCCGCGGTGATGGCGATCACCGGCGAGCAACTCACCTTCGCCGTGAAGTCGGGGACGTTCGCCGACTGCGACCTGCACCTGACGCTGCGCGCACCGGACCACCACGTGCTCGCGGGTCCGGTGTGCGCGGGACGCACCGGCGCGGTCAGCGTCGCGAACGTTCCCGCCGACGGCCGCTACGTCCTCACGCTCCAGGCCGCCCCATCGGCGAGCGGTCAGGCCACGCTCGCGGTCACGAGCAGCGGCGGACCGTTGAGCATCACGCCGAACGCCAACGCGCTGCCGGTGAAGTGGCCGCACGGCACGAACGAGAACTTCTGGTTCGGCTTCAGGAGCGCATCCGACGCGCACTACGCG
Proteins encoded in this region:
- a CDS encoding serine hydrolase domain-containing protein, with protein sequence MSSTLAIGPVAGAVAPGWEPVRDAFAKNFEARDEVGAAVCVYHHGRPVVDLCGGVADIATSRPWTDDTIVLVYSMTKGVSAVCANLLVERGALDPDAPVASYWPEFAAKGKGDIPVKWVLSHQAGLAVIEADVTLEHALSWTPVVDALAAQPPNWEPGTAHGYHLRSYGWLVGEIVRRIDGRTIGRFFADEIAAPLGLDFWIGLPESEEPRVAMLVPPPVEFRELMRTLPDTMLLARATTGPSGLFNYDEMWNRRELRACELPSSNGVGNARAVAKLYASLIGEVDGRRTLRAETVARATECLARGPDAVILTETAFGLGFMLGPTLPTPCGPRAFGHGGAGGSVSFADPDAGLAFAYVMNDLRFDMDGDPRGESLARAAYRCLAGLG
- a CDS encoding SDR family oxidoreductase, whose protein sequence is MGRLQDKVAIITGAGQGIGLAYAQRFLAEGAKVVVAEINEERAASAMKVLQADGGDNVALVQTDISSPDSAQACVDATVERFGTVHILVNNAALYYDIDNFDTSYEYLLKVMGVNQHGTWLMARAAAPIMAKQHYGRIINQSSGAAYAYQFPSFGDDFTGLGNYSYSITKWGIVGLTKFLAAQLGQWNITVNCIAPGVTMTEATKKIVPDMFISGMTAQTAMKSTLEPEDLAGACVFFASDDAKFVTGQTLVVDGGLAMPA
- a CDS encoding MaoC family dehydratase N-terminal domain-containing protein, producing the protein MPVDTSVIGTKTGAWRVTVDRAPVANFARVLGDKTPVLADTPAPPTYSFVMAHWGAYPDDQPPDPSGGANPMHKIMGELHAKGALVLHGEQEFDYHRPIVSGDVLDGAQSITDIYEKETDAATMTFVVMETRWTDANSGDPVVTERFNLIARLRK
- a CDS encoding SDR family NAD(P)-dependent oxidoreductase produces the protein MGILDGKVAIVTGSGNGVGRGEAIALADHGAKVVVNDLGGSVTGEGADKTAAETVVDVIKGRGGEAVANYDDVSSFEGAKNIIGTAVDAFGRLDVLVNNAGILRDRMMFSMSEGDFDAVIAVHLKGCWNTMHHASVYWRNESKEGRQPRASIVNTVSSAGLQGQASQINYGAAKAGIAAMTIIASLELSRYGVRANCIGPGGATRMVGQAMKIEIKNPEDYTEFDAMNPGNSAPGVVYLASDLALHVTGQVLRVVGNNLCVYKPWTMGEQFLAKEKDGSPKQWDPIDISRILNRYHFQSENPGIDAQRRA
- a CDS encoding acetyl-CoA acetyltransferase, with amino-acid sequence MDRRVAIVGAALSDIGRVDVKTPYELHYQAASRAIADAGLTKDDIDGLGSSGMGLLSPVEIGEYLGLRPTWADGTGVGGSTWEFMVGHAAAAIAHGEAEVVVLVYGSTARADLKARRRGANLSFGARGPVQFDVPFGHTLISKYAMAARRHMYEYGTKIEQLAEISVSSRYNASLNPEAYYRDPITIDDVQSSRMMADPLTKLHCCIRSDGGGAVVLTSEERARDLPKAPIWVLGTGEATDHTTMSEWEDFTVSPALRSGQLAFERAGVAPAEIDLCQIYDAFTPMVLLTFEALGFCGKGEGGAFVEDGKMRVGGALPTNTDGGGLSHCHPGMRGMFLLVEAVRQMRREADGRQVEKADLCCVHGTGGWFSSASTVILGTAPRA